The genomic stretch CGACGGACGGGAAAAGGCTGCCTTCATAGGTCGGCGCGCCGATCATCACACCGCCTTTTGTCCAGAGATGGGGCAGGATGTAGCTGACATGGGTCCTCGCCGCGTCGAAGATGACGAGGGGGACGTTTTCGCGGGAAATTCCCTGTGCGACCGCGTTCATCATGAGTTCCGTATTCCCGTACATGGAAGAGTAGATGAGGGTGACCGCCCTGTCCCCGGGACCGCCCGCATATTGCGACCATTTCGTATACAGGTCGACAATTTGTCCCGGGTCTTTCCTCCAGACAAGCCCGTGCGAGGGGGCGATAATCTCGATGGGGATTGTTTTTAGTTTTTCGATCGCCTTGAGAACGGGGGCGGTAAACTTGGCGATGATATTGACGAAATAGCGGAGGGATTCTTCGAGATAAAAATCACAGTTCGTACATTGATCGTCGAAAATAGCGCCGGTCAGCGCCCCGTATCCCCCGAACGCGTCGCATGAAAAGAGAATTTTGTCCGTTTTTTCATAGGTCGCCATGGTTTCCGGCCAGTGGACAAAGGGGATATGAAAAAACTGTAATGTTTTTTTTCCCAGGGAAATTTCCTCCCCGTCGCCCACCTCGCGGATATTCTCCGTGATCTGGTAAAAATCCCCGAGCATTTTCTTCGCCTTCGGGGTGGCGAGGATGGTCATCGCGGGATTCAGTTTTTTCATGGTCGCGATCATTCCCGTGTGGTCGGGTTCCATATGATTGACGACCAGATAGTCTATACCTGAGATATCGGAGATATTGTCGATCTGCTTCAGGAAGTAGTCCGACTGGAAGGATTTGGCCAGATCGATGACGGCCGTTTTTTCATCCCGTACGAGATACGCGTTGTAGGATACCCCTTCGCGGCTGATCGGCCAGAGGCCCTCGAACAGATCGGTGGTTCTGTCATTGACCCCGATCCAGTACACATCCTTTTTTATTTCGATTGCGCTCACATGTTCCTCCTTGTTTTTGACTATATGAAAGCAGTCTTTTCCTGTCAATGACAAAAAGAATGCCGGCTGTTACACAAGACCGCACATTTTCCTGCTTTCTTCCCACAGGAGGCGTGCATTTTCTCTGTCATACGATATACGTGAGGATTTCGTTTGGCGGCAGTTACTGAAATACCCCCCTGTAACTCCTTCGATCTCCGGAGATGAGGCGAGAAATACGGATGTTGCTGCCCCTTCTTCCGGCGTTTTCGCGAACAATGTCATGATTGTTCGCAGGAGCGATTTCTTTTTCGCGTAATCCCGTCCCAGTTCGGTATCGACGAATCCCGGAGAGAGGCTGCTCACGGTAACGCCTGATTCCTCAAGATGTCCGGCCAGCGCACGGGTGAAGTAGATGTTGCATAGTTTCGAGTTCGCGTACGCCCGCCACGGACTCCAGGAACGGGTTATTCCGGGATCCGAAAGGTCGAAGCGGGCGAAACGGTGTGCCTCCGACGATACATTGACGATCCTCGACGGGGCGGAACGAACGAGCAGATCGAGCAGCAGATTCGTCAATAAAAAATGTCCCAGGTGGTTCACCGCGAATGTGAGTTCAAAGCCGTCTTTCGATTCCTTTTTTGTCTTTGTCATGATTCCGGCATTGTTGACGAGGACATCGAGCCGGTCGAATTTATTCCTGATTGTTTCGGCGGCTTCTCGTATGGATTCGAAGGAGGAAAGATCGAGTATTACCGGTTCGACGTTTTTATTGCCAGTTGCGGCGATTATTTCCCCGGC from Spirochaetales bacterium encodes the following:
- a CDS encoding FprA family A-type flavoprotein; this translates as MSAIEIKKDVYWIGVNDRTTDLFEGLWPISREGVSYNAYLVRDEKTAVIDLAKSFQSDYFLKQIDNISDISGIDYLVVNHMEPDHTGMIATMKKLNPAMTILATPKAKKMLGDFYQITENIREVGDGEEISLGKKTLQFFHIPFVHWPETMATYEKTDKILFSCDAFGGYGALTGAIFDDQCTNCDFYLEESLRYFVNIIAKFTAPVLKAIEKLKTIPIEIIAPSHGLVWRKDPGQIVDLYTKWSQYAGGPGDRAVTLIYSSMYGNTELMMNAVAQGISRENVPLVIFDAARTHVSYILPHLWTKGGVMIGAPTYEGSLFPSVAQVLDMAVIKRVRNRKAAMFGSYGWSGGALAEIKRIVEPAKWDLAMDYVFAGGPSLEELKKGEEFGAEFARLIGT
- a CDS encoding SDR family oxidoreductase, producing MGKNCVITGANTGIGKATAAALAGKDFRLLLACRNKEKADAAAGEIIAATGNKNVEPVILDLSSFESIREAAETIRNKFDRLDVLVNNAGIMTKTKKESKDGFELTFAVNHLGHFLLTNLLLDLLVRSAPSRIVNVSSEAHRFARFDLSDPGITRSWSPWRAYANSKLCNIYFTRALAGHLEESGVTVSSLSPGFVDTELGRDYAKKKSLLRTIMTLFAKTPEEGAATSVFLASSPEIEGVTGGYFSNCRQTKSSRISYDRENARLLWEESRKMCGLV